CCCACGGGCGAGTTTCCCCGTATAAAGAACGGTTGACGGGCCTACGAACGGCTAACGCGCTCGTTCTCGAGCAGATGTTCGGTCACATCCACATCCTCGTGCACCAACACCACTGAACCGTCCCCCTGCCAGGCGCCAAGAGCTGCCGACAGTCCGGACTCCAGTCCCTCGGAGGCCCGCACCAGCAGGCGGACGCCGGGCTCGGCGGCTTCCGCAAACTGTTCCATAAGATCCGCGTGGGCATAGCCGGCGTTGCCACGTACGGCTGCGAGTTCCGGGGTGGGCTCGTTGTGCACCATGAACACGTCACCGTGGGAACGCACTTCGGCAGCGTAGTCAACGACGCCGGGGGGCAGCTCGCCCGGCCAGCTCATGGCCAGCGCCGCGAGGGGTACCGCCACGACAGCGTCGTATGCCGCGCCCGTGTGGTCAGAGGGATCATTGGTCACC
The Paenarthrobacter ureafaciens genome window above contains:
- a CDS encoding TIGR03089 family protein, whose protein sequence is MSIPAANLMSALRSGHSTSPRLTWYGPDSERVELSGRVLDNWVAKTSNLLQDELDAEPGTAIRIDLPAHWKSFVWALAAWQLGMEVVLDGSAADLLVTNDPSDHTGAAYDAVVAVPLAALAMSWPGELPPGVVDYAAEVRSHGDVFMVHNEPTPELAAVRGNAGYAHADLMEQFAEAAEPGVRLLVRASEGLESGLSAALGAWQGDGSVVLVHEDVDVTEHLLENERVSRS